A section of the Kribbella sp. HUAS MG21 genome encodes:
- a CDS encoding cyclic nucleotide-binding domain-containing protein — MALGRTSPRDLPLFADLSGRDIRDIFRAGEEVSVPAGWSLILEQTPPDAAYLILSGTAVVREKGQEIAELGPGDIAGEVAVRKNTLRTATVTARSRLQLLHFTREKFDDLTRRLPAFRDAIDATIAERRGGS; from the coding sequence GTGGCACTGGGTAGGACGTCCCCGCGGGACCTGCCGTTGTTCGCGGATCTGTCCGGACGCGACATCCGGGACATCTTCCGCGCCGGCGAGGAGGTCTCGGTTCCGGCCGGCTGGTCGCTGATCCTGGAGCAGACGCCGCCGGACGCGGCGTACCTGATCCTCAGCGGTACGGCGGTCGTGCGCGAGAAGGGCCAGGAGATCGCCGAGCTCGGACCGGGCGACATCGCCGGCGAGGTCGCGGTTCGGAAGAACACGTTGCGGACGGCAACCGTCACCGCGCGGTCCCGGCTGCAGCTGCTGCACTTCACCCGGGAGAAGTTCGACGACCTGACCCGGCGGCTGCCCGCGTTCCGGGACGCCATCGACGCCACCATCGCCGAGCGCCGCGGTGGTTCCTGA
- a CDS encoding DUF4185 domain-containing protein, translating into MRKRWLLVLPALIGAAVIPTDQSPPAQAAAVPSPVERIAKLTGPGSINDTEARFALKATDLGVLWDNGSGEILTAFGDSYGAGWTGPGGGAGDPATIDWRCNLLFRSNDRNLADGMTLDSAAEDRPGHAKEFLPCKKIDRDEHTVIPTGGIAVGNRQYVQYMSVNYWGPAGSWFTNYSGFAYSDDNGENWTKDPNARWLNTKAWDNNFQMVALVKDKGYVYMIGTPNGRFGNAYLARVPEQQVLQKKSWRYWDGRTWSPLETSAVPIAVGPVGEVSVQWNAHTGKWLMLYLDEHRAAVVLRSAESLTGPWSGEQVVVKGSEYPGLYGAFIHPWSTGSDLYFTMSQWDPYNVFLMRTKLTDDGQVTNLVTDPGFEAQTSGTPSAPWQLSGTGGIDRANLAHSGTNNAYVRGSIGSHQLQQTVAVRPYHRYRLSAWIRTAENNSETMLGVRTLRGRTIAEQTGGAHPQYTKVSVEFDTGRESLIQLYGGFFGHGQDVWLQLDDVALEEIR; encoded by the coding sequence ATGCGGAAACGATGGCTGCTCGTCCTCCCCGCCCTGATCGGAGCGGCCGTGATCCCGACCGACCAATCACCACCCGCCCAGGCGGCCGCCGTACCGTCGCCCGTCGAGCGCATCGCGAAGCTCACCGGTCCCGGGTCGATCAACGACACCGAGGCCCGGTTCGCGTTGAAGGCGACCGACCTCGGAGTGCTCTGGGACAACGGCTCCGGCGAGATCCTGACCGCCTTCGGCGACAGCTACGGCGCCGGCTGGACCGGGCCGGGTGGCGGCGCCGGCGACCCGGCGACCATCGACTGGCGGTGCAACCTGCTGTTCCGCAGCAACGACCGCAACCTGGCCGACGGGATGACACTCGACTCCGCCGCCGAGGACCGGCCCGGGCACGCCAAGGAATTCCTGCCCTGCAAGAAGATCGACCGCGACGAGCACACCGTGATCCCGACCGGTGGCATCGCGGTCGGCAACCGGCAGTATGTGCAGTACATGTCGGTCAACTACTGGGGCCCGGCCGGCAGTTGGTTCACGAACTACTCCGGCTTCGCGTACTCCGACGACAACGGCGAGAACTGGACCAAGGACCCCAACGCCCGCTGGCTGAACACCAAGGCCTGGGACAACAACTTCCAGATGGTTGCTCTGGTCAAGGACAAGGGCTACGTCTACATGATCGGTACGCCGAACGGCCGGTTCGGCAACGCGTACCTCGCCCGCGTCCCCGAGCAGCAGGTGCTGCAGAAGAAGTCATGGCGCTACTGGGACGGCCGCACCTGGTCTCCGCTCGAGACGTCCGCGGTACCGATCGCGGTCGGCCCGGTCGGCGAGGTCTCGGTGCAGTGGAACGCGCACACCGGCAAGTGGCTGATGCTGTACCTCGACGAGCACCGCGCCGCGGTCGTGCTGCGCTCGGCCGAGAGCCTCACCGGTCCGTGGAGCGGTGAGCAGGTCGTCGTCAAGGGCAGCGAGTACCCGGGCCTGTACGGCGCGTTCATCCATCCCTGGTCCACCGGGTCCGACCTGTACTTCACGATGTCGCAGTGGGATCCGTACAACGTGTTCCTGATGCGCACGAAGCTCACCGACGACGGTCAGGTCACCAACCTGGTCACCGATCCCGGCTTCGAGGCGCAGACCAGCGGTACGCCGTCCGCGCCGTGGCAACTCAGCGGCACCGGCGGCATCGATCGTGCGAACCTCGCCCACAGCGGCACCAACAACGCCTACGTCCGCGGTTCGATCGGCAGCCACCAGCTCCAGCAGACCGTTGCCGTACGCCCCTATCACCGCTACCGCCTGTCGGCTTGGATCCGAACGGCGGAGAACAACTCCGAGACGATGCTCGGCGTCCGCACCTTGCGGGGACGCACGATCGCGGAACAAACCGGTGGTGCGCACCCGCAGTACACGAAGGTCTCGGTCGAGTTCGACACCGGCCGGGAGTCGTTGATCCAGCTGTACGGCGGCTTCTTCGGCCACGGCCAGGACGTCTGGCTGCAGCTCGACGACGTGGCACTGGAGGAGATCCGCTGA
- the ribB gene encoding 3,4-dihydroxy-2-butanone-4-phosphate synthase, producing MNTATSLDTIAHAVAELAAGRPVVVVDDEDRENEGDLTFAASLATPELMALLVRHTSGYVCAPAAAEILDRLELPLMVPDNQDNLRTAYTVSVDAAAGVGTGISAADRARTVRVLADPSAQPADLIRPGHILPLRAVDGGVRQRPGHTEATVELVRLAGLPPVGVIGELMNDDGTLMTGADLRTFADVHGFAMISIADLVSYLS from the coding sequence ATGAACACAGCAACCAGCCTGGACACCATCGCGCACGCCGTCGCCGAGCTCGCCGCCGGTCGGCCGGTCGTGGTCGTCGACGACGAGGACCGCGAGAACGAGGGCGACCTGACGTTCGCCGCCAGTCTCGCCACCCCCGAGCTGATGGCCCTGCTCGTCCGCCACACCAGCGGGTACGTCTGCGCGCCCGCCGCGGCGGAGATCCTGGACCGGCTCGAACTGCCGCTGATGGTGCCCGACAACCAGGACAACCTCCGCACGGCGTACACGGTCTCCGTGGACGCCGCGGCCGGCGTCGGGACCGGCATCTCCGCGGCGGACCGGGCGCGGACCGTCCGCGTGCTGGCCGATCCCTCGGCACAGCCCGCGGACCTGATCCGGCCCGGCCACATCCTGCCGCTGCGCGCCGTCGACGGCGGAGTCCGGCAGCGGCCCGGTCACACCGAGGCCACTGTCGAACTCGTCCGGCTGGCCGGCCTGCCGCCGGTCGGCGTGATCGGCGAGCTGATGAACGACGACGGCACGCTGATGACCGGCGCCGACCTGCGTACGTTCGCCGACGTCCACGGCTTCGCGATGATCTCGATCGCCGACCTGGTCAGCTACCTGTCGTGA
- a CDS encoding threonine/serine exporter family protein, translated as MEPDEQREVYATIDLALRVGEVLLSSGAGTADATATILGVTAAGGLRGCEVDITFTSMAVSYQEAPDVAPETHIRLVRYRSQDFSRLTEVDRLVRRLARGDLTREEASRELARITSAGPPYPRWTAVLAWGVMAGGATLLLGGGWLITSLAVLTAVVIDLSNRWFNRQRLPAFYQQVAGAFVATAVALVLYAVHAPVKPSLVVAAGIIMLLAGIALTGAVQDAITGYYVTAAARSLEAMLLTGGIIAGVSLGLALGLKLGLNVGIEPQAIQLADLPVMVISGAVMAVAFAYASYAPLRALLPVAVMGALASLVFTLMTRASFGPAWSTAAAAFVVGLGGYSGGRRTGVPPLVVVVAGSIPLLPGLTIYKGLYELMALGNLIGIVSLATAVAIGVALASGLILGEYVAQPIRREARRLEDRLAGPRLVGPRRPVRRRSRPRRTSSRRRRRSA; from the coding sequence ATGGAACCTGACGAGCAGCGGGAGGTCTACGCCACCATCGACCTGGCCTTGCGGGTCGGTGAGGTGCTGCTGTCCAGCGGCGCCGGTACGGCGGACGCCACCGCGACGATCCTCGGTGTCACCGCGGCCGGCGGGCTGCGGGGGTGCGAGGTCGACATCACGTTCACGTCGATGGCGGTCTCGTACCAGGAGGCGCCGGACGTCGCGCCCGAGACGCACATCCGGCTGGTCCGCTACCGGTCGCAGGACTTCTCCCGGCTGACCGAGGTCGACCGTCTGGTACGACGTCTCGCCCGAGGCGACCTGACCCGCGAGGAGGCGTCGCGCGAGCTCGCGCGGATCACGTCCGCCGGTCCGCCGTACCCGCGGTGGACCGCGGTGCTCGCCTGGGGTGTGATGGCCGGCGGCGCGACGCTGCTGCTCGGTGGTGGTTGGCTGATCACGTCGCTGGCGGTGCTGACCGCGGTCGTGATCGACCTGAGCAACCGGTGGTTCAACCGGCAGCGACTGCCCGCGTTCTATCAGCAGGTCGCGGGTGCCTTCGTCGCGACGGCGGTGGCGCTGGTGCTGTACGCCGTGCACGCGCCGGTGAAACCGTCGCTGGTCGTTGCCGCCGGCATCATCATGCTGCTGGCCGGGATCGCCCTCACCGGTGCCGTCCAGGACGCGATCACCGGGTACTACGTGACCGCGGCGGCCCGAAGTCTCGAGGCGATGCTGCTCACCGGCGGCATCATCGCGGGCGTCTCGCTCGGCCTGGCGCTGGGCCTGAAACTCGGTCTCAACGTCGGTATCGAGCCGCAGGCGATCCAGCTGGCGGATCTGCCGGTGATGGTGATCTCCGGCGCCGTGATGGCGGTCGCGTTCGCGTACGCGTCGTACGCGCCGCTGCGGGCCCTGCTGCCGGTCGCGGTGATGGGCGCCCTGGCCTCGCTGGTCTTCACGCTGATGACCAGGGCGTCGTTCGGACCCGCGTGGTCCACGGCCGCCGCGGCGTTCGTCGTCGGACTGGGCGGGTACTCCGGCGGTCGGCGGACCGGCGTACCGCCGCTGGTCGTGGTCGTGGCGGGGTCGATCCCGCTGCTGCCGGGACTCACGATCTACAAGGGCCTCTACGAGTTGATGGCGCTCGGCAACCTGATCGGCATCGTCAGCCTCGCCACCGCGGTCGCGATCGGCGTCGCGCTCGCGTCGGGCCTGATCCTCGGCGAGTACGTCGCCCAGCCGATCCGCCGCGAAGCCCGCCGCCTCGAGGACCGCCTCGCCGGTCCCCGCCTCGTCGGGCCTCGCCGACCGGTACGGCGCCGCTCCCGGCCGCGCCGTACCTCGTCCCGCCGTCGTCGCCGCTCGGCCTAG
- a CDS encoding 3,4-dihydroxy-2-butanone-4-phosphate synthase, with the protein MFTGRIEHVGTVAGESGDLLRVTTDVAVAPGGAVCVDGIRFTAEPGPPGELRVVVTDETRRRTTFDRIVAGTPMHVQLPVAIGDRIDGHLIQGHVEGVGKVLRVDVEPAGHRVWIKPPERLLARLVAKTSVAIDGVSITVAELLKDRFSVVLVPNTLTKTKLGSLEVGARVNLESDLLVRMARDKHGPELMRAVARLPWAGQLSGETGVQKIVAQIAAGGGVVVWDPTAEGEGDVVFAAERFRPEAMRFLLTQACGHTTIPADADVLRRLRIDPIPGAGDRQGTAMHVPIDLAANPGTGVSAAERAATIRRLAAPDAVPEDFLRPGHVFPLAARPGLLAERRGHTEATVALCKAAGLAPVGVCCEVMRFDGVMAGAADLEQFALRWELPMIDIHDLARWL; encoded by the coding sequence ATGTTCACAGGACGAATCGAGCACGTGGGGACCGTCGCGGGGGAGTCGGGCGACTTGCTGCGGGTGACCACGGACGTCGCCGTCGCGCCAGGAGGCGCGGTGTGCGTCGACGGGATCAGGTTCACCGCGGAGCCGGGGCCGCCCGGTGAGCTGCGCGTCGTGGTCACCGACGAGACGCGCCGGCGGACGACGTTCGACCGGATCGTGGCCGGTACGCCGATGCACGTCCAGCTCCCGGTGGCGATCGGCGACCGGATCGACGGGCACCTGATCCAGGGGCACGTCGAGGGTGTCGGCAAGGTGCTGCGGGTCGACGTGGAGCCGGCCGGGCACCGGGTCTGGATCAAGCCGCCGGAGCGGTTGCTGGCGCGCCTGGTGGCGAAGACGTCGGTCGCGATCGACGGGGTGAGCATCACGGTCGCCGAACTGCTGAAGGACCGGTTCTCGGTCGTCCTGGTGCCGAACACGCTGACGAAGACGAAGCTCGGCTCGCTGGAGGTCGGCGCCCGGGTGAACCTCGAGAGCGACCTGCTGGTGCGGATGGCGCGGGACAAGCACGGCCCCGAGCTGATGCGGGCGGTGGCGCGGTTGCCGTGGGCGGGACAGCTCAGCGGCGAGACCGGCGTCCAGAAGATCGTTGCGCAGATTGCGGCCGGTGGTGGCGTGGTGGTCTGGGACCCGACGGCCGAGGGCGAGGGTGACGTGGTGTTCGCGGCCGAGCGTTTCCGGCCCGAGGCCATGCGTTTCCTGCTCACCCAGGCGTGCGGTCACACCACGATCCCGGCCGATGCCGACGTGCTGCGCAGGCTCCGGATCGACCCGATCCCCGGCGCGGGTGACCGGCAGGGGACCGCGATGCATGTGCCGATCGACCTCGCGGCGAACCCGGGTACCGGCGTGTCCGCGGCGGAACGGGCCGCGACGATCCGCCGGCTGGCCGCGCCGGACGCGGTACCCGAGGATTTCCTGCGGCCGGGACACGTGTTCCCGCTCGCGGCGCGGCCGGGGCTGCTCGCCGAGCGCCGCGGCCACACCGAGGCCACGGTCGCGTTGTGCAAGGCGGCCGGTCTCGCGCCGGTCGGCGTGTGCTGCGAGGTGATGCGCTTCGACGGCGTGATGGCCGGGGCCGCGGACCTGGAGCAGTTCGCGCTCCGCTGGGAGCTGCCGATGATCGACATCCACGACCTGGCCCGCTGGCTGTGA
- a CDS encoding adenylate/guanylate cyclase domain-containing protein — protein MVPDPGAELAGLQREFERTLLGGERKFTRVQVSERAGISSERAERMWHALGFATVPDDEVAFTDGDVEALRLVAALEDDGFIEPEMESSLARKLGQTQSRLASWQSAMFLEFLGGSKLSADEAIEVAGLLLPAMERLQTYVWRRHLAAAAGRAMAGSDELARGVRAVGFADIVSYTRMTRRLTESELGELIERFEGTAADVVALNGGRVIKSMGDEVLFVADTAAEGAAVALALQDAVTADEDLPELRIGLAYGTILIRLGDVYGEVVNLAARLTTECKPGRVLADRELAAALDGHPSYAVHRLRRVAVRGYRHLVPYAIQHAR, from the coding sequence GTGGTTCCTGACCCTGGGGCGGAGCTCGCCGGGCTGCAGCGCGAGTTCGAGCGGACCCTGCTCGGCGGGGAGCGGAAGTTCACCCGGGTGCAGGTGTCGGAGCGGGCCGGGATCTCCAGCGAACGCGCCGAGCGGATGTGGCACGCGCTCGGGTTCGCGACCGTGCCGGACGACGAGGTGGCGTTCACCGACGGCGACGTCGAGGCGCTGCGGCTGGTCGCGGCGCTCGAGGACGACGGGTTCATCGAGCCGGAGATGGAGTCCTCGCTGGCCCGTAAGCTCGGGCAGACCCAGTCCCGGCTGGCGTCCTGGCAATCGGCGATGTTCCTGGAGTTCCTCGGCGGCTCGAAGCTGTCCGCGGACGAGGCGATCGAGGTCGCCGGGTTGTTGCTGCCGGCCATGGAACGCTTGCAGACCTACGTCTGGCGCCGGCACCTGGCCGCCGCGGCCGGGCGCGCGATGGCCGGGTCGGACGAGCTCGCCCGGGGTGTCCGGGCGGTCGGGTTCGCGGATATCGTCAGCTACACCCGGATGACCCGGCGGCTGACCGAGAGCGAGCTCGGCGAACTGATCGAGCGCTTCGAGGGCACGGCTGCCGACGTGGTCGCGCTGAACGGCGGCCGGGTGATCAAGTCGATGGGCGACGAGGTGCTGTTCGTCGCCGACACCGCCGCCGAGGGCGCCGCGGTCGCGCTGGCGCTGCAGGACGCGGTGACCGCCGACGAGGACCTGCCCGAGCTGCGGATCGGGCTCGCGTACGGCACGATCCTGATCCGGCTGGGCGACGTGTACGGCGAGGTGGTCAACCTGGCCGCCCGGCTCACCACGGAGTGCAAGCCCGGTCGGGTCCTCGCCGACCGCGAACTCGCCGCCGCGCTCGACGGTCATCCGTCGTACGCCGTCCACCGCCTCCGCCGGGTCGCGGTCCGCGGCTACCGGCATCTGGTCCCGTATGCGATCCAGCACGCCCGCTGA
- a CDS encoding GNAT family N-acetyltransferase, with the protein MREVKKPGRLIDDSIVAWALQGFGAGVRCWYDGDAVAVASPEVSKHDRLAVVGPVDDAVRLTAGVLAEVGPSYRPFGDEELIRELAERVPGLTFSAAFGWMDTQQVPDVTTTAAWLDGDAGVEDLLQQASPSSYAWPGHPGVRRWAAVTGEHGELLSVAADAWSAPEVGFLAGVATHPVARGKGLSRQVCGFVTAELVKRHGRAALMVDGTNAAAIAVYRRLGYTYRRVAAAGVRPSPASSGSAGPSASRPAYRKA; encoded by the coding sequence GTGCGTGAGGTGAAGAAGCCCGGTCGGCTGATCGACGATTCGATCGTTGCCTGGGCACTGCAGGGGTTCGGGGCAGGGGTTCGGTGCTGGTACGACGGGGACGCGGTGGCGGTCGCGTCGCCGGAGGTGTCGAAGCACGACCGGCTGGCGGTGGTCGGGCCGGTCGACGACGCCGTACGCCTGACGGCCGGGGTGCTGGCCGAGGTGGGGCCGTCGTACCGGCCGTTCGGGGACGAGGAGCTGATCCGTGAGCTGGCGGAGCGGGTGCCGGGGCTGACGTTCTCGGCGGCGTTCGGGTGGATGGACACTCAGCAGGTTCCCGACGTCACCACGACCGCGGCCTGGCTCGACGGGGACGCCGGTGTGGAAGACCTGCTGCAGCAGGCGTCGCCGTCGTCGTACGCGTGGCCCGGGCATCCCGGCGTACGGCGCTGGGCGGCCGTGACCGGCGAGCACGGCGAGTTGCTGAGCGTCGCGGCGGACGCGTGGAGCGCGCCGGAGGTCGGGTTCCTGGCCGGCGTCGCCACGCATCCTGTTGCCCGCGGCAAGGGATTGTCGCGCCAGGTGTGCGGGTTCGTGACCGCCGAGCTGGTGAAACGCCACGGCCGCGCGGCCCTCATGGTCGACGGGACCAACGCGGCCGCGATCGCGGTGTACCGGCGGCTGGGCTACACCTACCGCCGGGTCGCGGCGGCAGGTGTGCGGCCCAGCCCGGCTTCTAGCGGGTCGGCTGGACCGTCAGCGTCACGCCCGGCGTACCGGAAGGCTTGA
- a CDS encoding methyltransferase domain-containing protein: MNGASLYDDPDFLDGYRRLRSSGAALNEPLEIPAMNAALPPVAGARVVDLGCGEGELAVRLAEAGAAEVLAVDASEQMLAAATAHPRVRYQRADLARFDVPAGSADLVVSSMALHYVEEFAELVARVARWLSPGGAFVFTIEHPVLTAPLVAADCVVDDYAAEGRRERTWIVDSVIKYHRTIGSIVATLHRHGFRLERLDEPLPTPEEVAANPALAIHRRRPPILLIAARALELLTGNIGEEDRRGTG; the protein is encoded by the coding sequence GTGAACGGCGCCTCGCTGTACGACGATCCGGACTTCCTCGACGGCTACCGCAGGCTGCGCAGCTCAGGGGCCGCGCTCAACGAACCGCTGGAGATCCCAGCGATGAACGCGGCACTCCCGCCGGTGGCTGGTGCGCGCGTCGTGGATCTCGGTTGTGGTGAAGGCGAGCTGGCCGTGCGGCTCGCGGAAGCCGGAGCAGCCGAGGTGCTGGCCGTCGACGCCTCCGAACAGATGCTCGCCGCCGCAACGGCGCATCCCCGCGTGCGCTACCAGCGCGCCGACCTGGCGAGGTTCGACGTACCGGCCGGCTCCGCGGACCTGGTCGTCAGCAGCATGGCCTTGCACTACGTCGAGGAATTCGCGGAGCTGGTGGCGCGGGTCGCGCGTTGGCTCTCACCGGGTGGTGCCTTCGTGTTCACGATCGAGCATCCGGTGCTGACGGCACCACTGGTCGCGGCGGACTGCGTGGTCGACGACTACGCCGCCGAGGGTCGCCGCGAGCGGACGTGGATCGTCGACAGCGTGATCAAGTATCACCGGACCATCGGCTCGATCGTCGCGACACTGCACCGTCATGGCTTCCGGCTGGAACGCCTCGACGAGCCGCTGCCGACACCCGAAGAAGTCGCGGCCAACCCGGCGCTCGCGATCCACCGGCGTCGCCCGCCGATCCTGCTGATCGCCGCCCGTGCGTTAGAGTTACTGACTGGAAACATCGGCGAGGAGGATCGACGTGGCACTGGGTAG
- a CDS encoding sugar-binding transcriptional regulator, with amino-acid sequence MNANRAVRRPGLDELRLLAKVARMYHEKGIRQPQIAAELNLSQARVSRMLKQAVEVGIVHTVVTMPSGVHSDLEDELQGRYGLRDAVVVDTVGAGDEVLPALGSGAAAYLDMTLTGGHVVGISSWSETLISAVDRMPRKSVPVVDKVVQIVGGLGDAAVQMQATRLTARFAELTGGMPVYLPAPGLVGTPAVRRAMMNDVSVRDVLGTWEQLTDALVGIGSLEPSPLLQRSGNAVAEADQDELRRLGAVGDVCFRFFDEEGKLVRSTFDQRVIGVTAKELLAVPRRIGVAGGDRKYSAIRAALLGGWVNILITDLAMANRLLDA; translated from the coding sequence GTGAACGCGAACCGCGCGGTGCGCCGGCCGGGGCTGGACGAGCTGCGGCTGCTCGCGAAGGTGGCGCGGATGTACCACGAGAAGGGCATCCGGCAGCCGCAGATCGCCGCCGAGCTGAACCTGTCCCAGGCGCGGGTGTCGCGGATGCTGAAGCAGGCCGTCGAGGTCGGCATCGTGCACACCGTGGTGACGATGCCGAGCGGCGTGCACAGCGACCTCGAGGACGAGCTCCAGGGCCGGTACGGGCTGCGCGACGCGGTCGTCGTCGACACCGTCGGGGCCGGCGACGAGGTGCTGCCGGCGCTCGGCTCGGGCGCGGCGGCGTACCTGGACATGACACTCACCGGCGGCCACGTGGTCGGGATCTCGTCCTGGAGCGAGACGCTGATCAGCGCGGTCGACCGGATGCCGCGCAAGAGCGTGCCGGTGGTCGACAAGGTGGTGCAGATCGTCGGCGGCCTGGGTGACGCGGCGGTGCAGATGCAGGCCACCCGGTTGACCGCCCGGTTCGCCGAGCTGACCGGCGGGATGCCGGTCTATCTGCCCGCACCCGGCCTGGTCGGGACCCCCGCCGTCCGCCGGGCGATGATGAACGACGTGTCGGTCCGGGACGTTCTGGGCACCTGGGAACAGCTCACCGACGCCCTGGTCGGGATCGGCAGCCTCGAGCCCTCGCCGCTGCTGCAGCGCAGTGGGAACGCGGTCGCGGAGGCCGACCAGGACGAGCTGCGCCGGCTCGGTGCCGTCGGGGACGTGTGTTTCCGGTTCTTCGACGAAGAGGGAAAGCTTGTGCGCTCGACGTTCGACCAACGGGTCATCGGGGTGACGGCGAAGGAGTTGCTGGCGGTGCCCCGGCGGATCGGGGTCGCCGGCGGCGACCGCAAGTACTCCGCGATCCGGGCCGCGCTGCTCGGCGGCTGGGTGAACATCCTGATCACCGACCTCGCGATGGCGAACCGCCTCCTCGACGCGTAG
- a CDS encoding PadR family transcriptional regulator, which yields MDTSQLLKGVLDLAVLAVLRDADGYGYDVLRRLRAAGLEDVADASVYGTLRRLFQAGALTSYVQPSEEGPHRKYYGLNQTGHELLKQSTKTWNHFADTMSVLLLEKEAA from the coding sequence GTGGATACGAGTCAGTTGCTCAAGGGTGTGCTGGATCTGGCGGTGCTTGCGGTGTTGCGGGATGCGGATGGGTATGGGTACGACGTTTTGCGGCGGTTGCGGGCTGCGGGGCTCGAGGATGTGGCGGACGCGTCCGTGTACGGGACCTTGCGGCGGTTGTTCCAGGCGGGGGCGTTGACGTCGTACGTGCAGCCGAGTGAGGAAGGGCCGCACCGGAAGTACTACGGGCTGAACCAGACCGGCCACGAACTGCTCAAGCAGTCCACCAAGACCTGGAACCACTTCGCCGACACGATGTCGGTGCTGCTGCTGGAGAAGGAGGCCGCGTGA
- a CDS encoding DUF4038 domain-containing protein, which yields MSISSVWRETELPATADWIDFEHETGLLLRRPTFADGAGGGVRKVRFAAPVAGRWRWTSGAAAGGQAVHAESGEFEVAPAPADEVNPFYAHGFWRMSPGGRSLVHADGTPAILVADTAWALPWRATPDQVREYAADRQSKGFNAVLLMTVQPDMRAVGPRDRTQDEGFDVAFEDLPDGHLNQLNVEYFQYLDELLRILVEHGLVPVLQPVFQGFGWKGLDVAGSVVPPDEYAAYCRYLVARYGARPAIYLVGGDGSGEEPQTAAGGAEVHAADCYGQPTGIHYRPHIRAHAHQDADWLDFQWCQTGHTGEHVPERVADMWRNHPVKAVANGEPTYEHTGRTGVAEGWWQGHEAWSNLCAGGTMGVVYGAGSLWQWRLHPEEPGHSEFFLAPGAGWREAVGFEGSTYVGMLGKILDGLPTTDMVPDWTRVISGRALTGADGMLIVYRENGGPVMVFDETVPLAYTIVDPRDGAVVATGKRATWNEPIPDAGGAPRVYLCVPDL from the coding sequence ATGTCCATCTCATCCGTCTGGCGCGAGACAGAGCTGCCCGCCACCGCCGACTGGATCGATTTCGAACACGAGACCGGCCTCCTGCTGAGGCGGCCCACCTTCGCCGACGGTGCGGGGGGCGGGGTGCGGAAGGTTCGCTTTGCGGCGCCTGTGGCTGGTCGCTGGCGGTGGACCAGTGGCGCCGCGGCGGGCGGGCAGGCAGTGCACGCCGAGTCGGGTGAGTTCGAGGTGGCCCCCGCGCCTGCGGACGAGGTCAATCCGTTCTACGCGCACGGGTTCTGGCGGATGTCGCCTGGCGGACGAAGCTTGGTGCATGCCGACGGGACGCCGGCGATCTTGGTCGCCGACACCGCGTGGGCGCTGCCGTGGCGCGCCACCCCCGACCAGGTGCGGGAGTACGCCGCCGACCGGCAGTCCAAGGGATTCAACGCAGTACTGCTGATGACGGTGCAACCGGACATGCGCGCGGTCGGCCCACGCGACCGGACCCAGGACGAAGGCTTCGACGTAGCCTTCGAAGACCTGCCCGACGGCCACCTGAACCAGTTGAACGTCGAATACTTCCAATACCTCGACGAACTGCTGCGGATCCTGGTCGAGCACGGCCTCGTCCCGGTCCTCCAGCCCGTGTTCCAAGGTTTCGGCTGGAAGGGCCTCGACGTCGCCGGCAGCGTCGTACCGCCGGACGAGTACGCCGCGTACTGCCGCTACCTGGTAGCCCGCTATGGCGCCCGCCCCGCGATCTACCTCGTCGGCGGTGACGGCTCCGGCGAAGAACCGCAGACGGCCGCCGGCGGCGCGGAGGTGCACGCGGCGGACTGCTACGGCCAGCCGACCGGCATCCACTACCGACCACACATCCGCGCGCACGCCCACCAGGACGCCGACTGGCTGGACTTCCAGTGGTGCCAGACCGGCCACACCGGCGAGCACGTACCGGAGCGGGTCGCGGACATGTGGCGGAACCACCCGGTGAAGGCCGTCGCGAACGGCGAACCGACGTACGAGCACACCGGCCGCACGGGCGTCGCCGAGGGCTGGTGGCAGGGCCACGAGGCGTGGAGCAACCTGTGCGCGGGCGGCACGATGGGTGTCGTGTACGGCGCCGGCAGCCTCTGGCAGTGGCGGCTGCATCCCGAGGAGCCGGGGCACTCCGAGTTCTTCCTGGCGCCCGGCGCGGGCTGGCGCGAGGCGGTCGGCTTCGAAGGATCGACGTACGTCGGGATGCTCGGGAAGATCCTCGACGGGCTGCCGACGACCGACATGGTTCCGGACTGGACCCGGGTGATCTCCGGGCGGGCGCTGACCGGTGCGGACGGGATGCTGATCGTGTACCGCGAGAACGGCGGGCCGGTGATGGTCTTCGACGAGACCGTGCCGCTCGCCTACACGATCGTCGACCCCCGCGACGGCGCCGTCGTCGCCACCGGGAAACGGGCCACCTGGAACGAGCCGATCCCGGACGCGGGTGGAGCGCCGCGGGTCTACCTCTGCGTCCCTGACCTATAG